TTGAGTAACGCCAGGGAAGCGGGGCCGCTGTAATCTTCATCCTTGATCGAGCCCCTTTCGGTCAGGTCGTGGTAGGCGCCAAAAATGGTTTCCCGGTAAAGTGCTTCCTTGGTCCCAAAGTAGTAACGGATTGAACCGAGATTTGCGCCCGCCCGCTGGCAGATGACGCGCACGCTTGAAGCCCGGAACCCCTCCTGCGCGAAGACTTCTCCGGCAGCATGGATAATACGCGTACGCGTCTCCTGTCCATCCTCACGGCGTGGGGCTGTCCGGGGAGAGTTCTTTTTTTGCTGCTGGGTTGACTTCGGCTTCAAAATATCCTTTATCTTATACGAGCGTATAACTTAAAGCCTCTTCACCTTCAATGCTAAAAGTGCGCTTCCATTTCCTGATCTGCCCGGCAATATGCCTTTTGCTGGTGGTGGGGTGCACAGTCGGGCCTGACTATCATGGGGTGGAGCCGGCGGAGTCTGCGCTGGTCTGGCGTGGCGATACTACGCTGGATGACTCCGCCGGAAGTGTGGTCATGCCCGAGACACGGTGGTGGGAGCGTTTTGAAGACCCCGAATTGAACCGTTTGGTGGAAGAAGCCCTGGCGGGTAATTTCGATCTGGCCCAGGCCGCCTCGCGTGTGCAAGCGGCGTACGGGCAGAGGGGCATTGCCAATGCGGACCGTCTGCCGCAGCTCAGCGCCGGGGGCGCTTATAATGCTATCGGGCTGGGGAAACGAGCCCCGCATTTTGTCCCGACCAATTCCAGCGAGGACTTCCAGATACTCGGTGCCGGAGCCATTGCGACGTGGGAGGTCGATCTGTGGGGTCGTGTCAAGCGGCTGGTCGAGGCCGCGGATGCCAACACCGAAGCCGCCCGCGACGCTTTGAGCAACTGCTGGGCATGAGCGGGCTGGCCCCTTTTACCGCGCGGTTGGCGGGCAAGCTTTCCGGCGGCATGAAGCAGAAGCTTGGGCTGGCCTGCTGCCTGGTCAAGAGCCCGCAGTTACTGCTTCTGGACGAGCCGACTGTCGGGGTGGACCCGGTCTCGCGGCGTGAGTTGTGGGCGATTGTGCAGCAACTGGTCCGGGAGGACGGTATCGGGGTGCTCCTGGCCACGGCTTACCTCGATGAGGTCGATCTGTGCCACGAAGTTTACATGCTTGAAAAAGGGCAGGTGCGGGAAGCCGGGCCGCCGGAGCATTTTCATCGGCTGGTGCAGGGACGTGTCTTTGTGCTTCAACCAGCCGCGCATGTGAATCCGCGTCTGTTGCAGTCCGCCGCGCTGACGCATCAGTCCGTGCTCGATGCGACCATCCGCTCAGGCAAAGTGCGTTGCGTGCTGGCGGAAGGAGCCCTCCACCCCTGGGAAGAGAAGGAGCCTGGGAAGCTGGTT
The DNA window shown above is from Ruficoccus amylovorans and carries:
- a CDS encoding TolC family protein, coding for MLKVRFHFLICPAICLLLVVGCTVGPDYHGVEPAESALVWRGDTTLDDSAGSVVMPETRWWERFEDPELNRLVEEALAGNFDLAQAASRVQAAYGQRGIANADRLPQLSAGGAYNAIGLGKRAPHFVPTNSSEDFQILGAGAIATWEVDLWGRVKRLVEAADANTEAARDALSNCWA